The Stenotrophomonas maltophilia genome segment CCTCGTAGGTGATGGTTTCGCCCTGCCAGACGCGCTGGTAGATGGGCCCATTGATATGCCAGACCTCGGGCCAGCACTCGCGGGTCGGCTGGCCGAGCCCGCCGGGATGCTTGTCGGCCAGAATCTCGGCATAGCCATCGTTGTAGAGCTGCACCACCTGCTCACCCCACAGCACGATCATCGGGAAACCATGGGCCAGCATCAGGTCGACGGTGGCGCGCAGGTGGGGCGGCCACTGCTCGCAGGCACCCAACGGCGTGGATGACCAGTCGTGGCGGGCGATGCGCGCGGCCATGCCATCGTGGCGCACATGCAGCTGCGGTGCAGGTGGCATCTGGCCACGCAGCTTGGCGGCGTGGATGTCTTCAGGACGGCGCGACATGCCGCGCAATCAGGCAATGCCCGCAGAGACCTGCGGCGCCGCCACCAGCGCGGCCAGCTGCTGCACCAGCGCTTCGATGTGATAAGGCTTGGTACAGCGCGGCGCGCTGGCAAAGCGGCTGGGCAGGTTGTCGTCGTAACCGGAGGTCAGCAGGAAGGGGATACCCGTCTCGGCCAGCCGATCGGCCAGCGGATAGACCTGCTCACCGCCCAGGTTGATGTCCAGCAATGCCACATCGATGGGATGGGTATCGACCAGCCGCCCCAGCGCCTGCAGGTCACCGGCAGGCCCCACCACCTGTGCGCCTTTCAGCTCCAGATAGTCGACCAGAAACATCGCGATGGCGAATTCATCCTCCGCCACCAGTACACGCAGCCCTTTCAGGCCCTCTGGTTTGTTGCCCGCTTCCAGCACGACCGGCGCTCCTCGATACACGCGGCCCAGCTCTGCCGCAACAGCCCAAGGATGCGCGAAACGGGCTACAAGAGCGCGTGATGATGAATGAAGATCGCGGCCACGGCGCGTTCACCGTGCAGCGCAGCGGCGCGTTCAGAAGGCCCGTTCCCATTTCAGGCTGAGCAGGCTGCGGTCGTGGCTGTACAGCCAGCCGACGTTGCTGTCGATGCGCGCGTAGCGCAGGCTCAGGCTGGGCACCAGCCCGGCCACCGCCAGGT includes the following:
- a CDS encoding response regulator, with the protein product MLEAGNKPEGLKGLRVLVAEDEFAIAMFLVDYLELKGAQVVGPAGDLQALGRLVDTHPIDVALLDINLGGEQVYPLADRLAETGIPFLLTSGYDDNLPSRFASAPRCTKPYHIEALVQQLAALVAAPQVSAGIA